The Leptospira bouyouniensis genome has a segment encoding these proteins:
- a CDS encoding heme lyase CcmF/NrfE family subunit, producing MNNLGTIFLSASLAILIFSALQTIYGILYKERKGVELGRLALMTNPFVIILAFIVLLTQLVRSDYSNYYVVMHSSEHLPLFYKMTSIWSGSSGSLLFWNLILNVFTFIVLWQTRKSIEDRIPMMNLILAVLSGFFSFLAVFYGDAQPFREFVPEAAAGRGLNPLLQHWAMIIHPPILYIGYVSISIPFAIAMSALVSGQLSEDWMKFIRKWTLFSWFFLGTGILLGSKWAYEELGWGGYWAWDPVENASLMPWLLTSAFVHSVVIQERRGMLKFWNMLLVILAFHFSLLGTWITRSGVLEGPHSFSKSTIGTPFIVYIISSFLFFTGFVIYRRKHLTPDRNLEAITSKEGSFLLNNFLLVLSTAAILLGVFSPLLYGKEFKAPWFNSWGVPAGIFLLLLMGSAPLLAWRKGAGAVFLSTLLKPFLFGIFGGAVYILFYSQNFTKPDNKYGDVLAEVYSVLTVGIGMFTIAGIVQEYYRGIKARRDEHKDESLFKAGLNLMLKNKRRYGGYLVHFSLVLIFIGYAGNAFKINTSVRFFYELQPPTSEEIIYQSIDKAMIGGYQIEATTLKIKPVLISGLGGEPNIQNVIVSQEASYGIYRGLDKIATLDTERRFYPQISHLTGDFETHIPTSEPAIHSMAKEDFYIQLGAIETSDLKSENPDLPLMFMQYYFTPGNQTDKLKSFLNFPRQIVANLEVWINPLVKLIWLGSVLYFLTGIFLLLPIGEKRKQPKGNFTV from the coding sequence ATGAATAATTTAGGAACCATTTTTCTTTCTGCATCACTCGCAATTTTAATTTTCTCCGCCTTACAAACTATATACGGAATCTTATATAAAGAACGAAAAGGTGTTGAGCTTGGCCGTTTGGCACTAATGACAAATCCTTTCGTTATCATTTTGGCATTTATTGTTCTACTGACACAACTTGTTCGTTCTGACTATAGCAATTATTATGTAGTGATGCACTCCAGTGAACACCTTCCTTTGTTTTACAAAATGACATCCATATGGTCAGGGTCATCTGGAAGTTTACTTTTTTGGAACTTAATACTGAATGTTTTCACCTTCATTGTGTTATGGCAAACTCGTAAATCCATCGAAGATCGAATCCCGATGATGAACCTCATCCTTGCAGTATTATCTGGATTTTTTAGTTTCCTTGCTGTATTTTACGGAGATGCCCAACCCTTCCGTGAATTTGTCCCTGAAGCAGCAGCAGGTAGAGGACTTAATCCACTACTCCAACACTGGGCGATGATCATCCATCCACCCATACTTTATATCGGTTATGTCAGTATCTCCATACCATTTGCGATTGCGATGTCGGCACTTGTGTCAGGACAACTTTCTGAAGATTGGATGAAGTTCATTCGTAAATGGACTTTGTTTTCTTGGTTTTTCCTAGGAACAGGAATTTTACTCGGATCCAAATGGGCCTACGAAGAGTTAGGTTGGGGAGGATATTGGGCATGGGATCCAGTCGAAAATGCATCTCTAATGCCCTGGTTACTAACAAGTGCTTTTGTCCATTCTGTAGTGATCCAAGAACGTAGAGGTATGTTGAAGTTTTGGAATATGTTACTTGTGATCCTTGCTTTTCACTTTAGTTTGCTCGGCACGTGGATCACTCGTTCTGGTGTTCTTGAAGGTCCTCATAGTTTTTCAAAATCCACGATTGGAACTCCCTTTATTGTTTATATCATCAGTAGTTTTTTATTTTTTACTGGGTTTGTCATCTACCGAAGAAAACACCTAACACCGGATAGAAATTTAGAAGCGATCACATCCAAGGAAGGAAGTTTTTTACTTAACAATTTCCTTTTGGTACTTTCGACCGCAGCAATTTTGTTAGGTGTCTTTTCACCACTATTGTATGGCAAAGAATTTAAGGCACCTTGGTTTAACTCATGGGGAGTACCTGCCGGGATCTTTTTATTATTGCTTATGGGTTCTGCACCATTACTTGCTTGGAGAAAAGGAGCAGGTGCTGTTTTTTTATCCACCCTACTCAAACCTTTTCTTTTTGGAATTTTTGGGGGAGCGGTTTACATCCTATTTTATTCGCAAAACTTCACAAAACCTGATAACAAATATGGAGACGTCCTTGCTGAAGTATATTCAGTCCTTACAGTAGGAATTGGTATGTTTACCATTGCAGGTATCGTACAAGAATACTACCGAGGGATAAAAGCAAGACGTGATGAACATAAAGATGAGTCTTTATTCAAAGCTGGACTCAACTTAATGTTAAAAAACAAAAGGAGGTATGGTGGTTATTTAGTTCACTTTTCACTGGTTCTCATCTTCATAGGTTATGCTGGCAATGCATTTAAAATCAATACTTCTGTTCGTTTTTTTTATGAGTTGCAACCTCCAACTTCCGAAGAAATCATTTACCAGTCCATCGACAAAGCGATGATAGGTGGATACCAAATAGAAGCAACAACGTTAAAAATCAAACCTGTGCTCATTTCGGGTCTAGGTGGTGAACCAAATATCCAAAATGTGATAGTTTCCCAAGAAGCAAGTTATGGAATTTATCGTGGTTTGGATAAAATTGCTACACTCGATACAGAAAGACGGTTTTATCCACAGATTTCTCACCTAACAGGTGATTTCGAGACTCATATCCCAACAAGTGAACCTGCAATCCATTCTATGGCAAAGGAAGACTTTTATATCCAACTTGGTGCGATCGAAACATCTGATTTAAAATCAGAAAATCCAGATCTTCCACTGATGTTTATGCAATATTACTTCACTCCCGGAAATCAAACAGACAAACTCAAATCCTTCTTAAACTTTCCAAGGCAAATTGTTGCAAATTTAGAAGTTTGGATTAACCCTTTAGTGAAATTGATTTGGCTTGGATCGGTGTTGTACTTTTTGACAGGTATCTTTTTATTACTCCCCATTGGAGAAAAAAGAAAACAACCAAAAGGAAATTTTACAGTATGA
- a CDS encoding MBL fold metallo-hydrolase, translating into MNWKSFVTLTILFGLTTSSIADSKILKPHHTHSGFQNPNPNYERKGFWDVLVWQWDRFFLQYSLDAKTYPPFPILINDGNLLKSNDTKLSVTWVGHATTLVQIDGLNILTDPIWSDRCSPLSFAGPKRYTPPGISLGDLPKIDIVILSHNHYDHTDIPTLKKLEETFHPLVLTGLGNKKLLLGEGLKNVNEMDWWEEISFGSVKLTFTPTQHFSGRSLFDRDETLWGSFMISGTREKVYFAGDTGYFSHFKEIANRFGNIDVAILPIGATEPRWLMEPVHIGPTQAVMSFLDLKAKYLVPMHYMTFVLSDEPLDSPVPRTKEAMKQSGISESAFVPLKIGETRFF; encoded by the coding sequence GTGAATTGGAAATCATTTGTTACACTCACGATTCTGTTTGGATTGACCACGAGCAGTATTGCCGACTCTAAAATCTTAAAACCCCACCATACCCATTCTGGATTCCAGAATCCAAATCCGAATTATGAACGTAAAGGATTTTGGGATGTTCTCGTATGGCAATGGGATCGATTTTTTTTACAGTATAGTTTGGATGCTAAAACTTATCCACCATTTCCCATCCTAATCAATGATGGTAACCTATTAAAAAGTAACGATACAAAACTTTCCGTCACATGGGTAGGGCATGCGACTACACTTGTACAAATCGATGGTCTCAATATACTCACGGATCCTATTTGGAGTGATAGATGTTCCCCTTTAAGTTTTGCTGGACCAAAACGTTACACTCCACCTGGTATCTCCCTCGGTGACCTTCCCAAAATAGACATAGTCATATTATCCCACAATCATTATGACCACACCGACATTCCAACACTTAAAAAGTTGGAGGAGACATTTCATCCTTTGGTTTTGACAGGTCTTGGAAATAAAAAACTTCTGTTAGGTGAAGGTTTAAAAAATGTAAACGAAATGGATTGGTGGGAAGAAATTTCATTCGGTTCAGTAAAATTAACATTCACACCGACACAACATTTTAGCGGGCGAAGTCTTTTTGACCGAGACGAAACACTTTGGGGAAGTTTTATGATTTCTGGTACACGGGAAAAAGTGTATTTTGCGGGAGATACCGGTTATTTTTCGCATTTTAAGGAAATTGCAAATCGTTTTGGAAACATTGATGTGGCCATTTTGCCAATTGGTGCAACTGAACCACGATGGCTCATGGAACCTGTTCACATTGGGCCCACCCAAGCGGTAATGTCTTTTCTGGATTTGAAGGCAAAATACTTGGTACCAATGCACTATATGACCTTTGTTTTATCAGATGAACCACTTGATTCTCCTGTGCCACGCACAAAAGAGGCAATGAAACAATCGGGAATCTCCGAATCTGCTTTCGTACCCTTAAAAATTGGAGAAACTCGCTTTTTTTAG
- a CDS encoding sodium:proton antiporter — MKKLLTLMVFLICLSVTTAGLFAEEPTPVPTETTTQEETGHSSHGESVHEELPYWTVLPFVAILLSIAILPVASHKTAHWWEDNNNKLILAVGLGAISFVVLLVYGYSHNIVHTVFFDYIPFIILLGSLFYISGGIVIKGDIKATPLNNTLYLLIGASLASFIGTTGASMLLIRPLLKTNSERKHVVHTVVFFIFLVSNIGGSLTPLGDPPLFLGYLKGVPFTWTFKLLPEMLVALVILLTVYFVWDTLAYKKETKKDLARDTKLATPFSIGGQVNFIWLLGVILAVAFLNSNYIPQINETPTLGFIREAVLIVLIGLSKFTSKEENRKFNNFTLHPIQEVAYLFIGIFITMIPALVLLEAHGKELGITQNWQFFWATGAFSSVLDNAPTYLTFGSLASGLLTPVGSTPLTLGQFIGNVQAEEILKAISVGAVFMGANTYIGNAPNFMVKSVAEENKVKMPSFGGYLAYSMGILVPVFILITFIFFV; from the coding sequence TTGAAGAAGCTTCTCACATTGATGGTTTTCCTGATTTGTTTGTCTGTGACAACTGCAGGGTTATTTGCCGAAGAACCAACTCCGGTTCCAACAGAAACAACAACACAAGAGGAAACAGGGCATTCCTCACATGGAGAATCCGTACACGAAGAACTCCCGTATTGGACGGTTTTACCTTTTGTGGCAATTCTCCTTTCGATTGCGATTTTGCCTGTTGCCTCTCACAAAACAGCCCATTGGTGGGAAGACAATAACAACAAACTCATTTTAGCAGTGGGTCTCGGAGCAATCTCCTTTGTTGTTTTACTTGTTTATGGGTATAGCCATAATATCGTACATACCGTTTTCTTTGATTATATTCCTTTTATCATCTTACTCGGATCCTTGTTTTACATTTCCGGTGGGATTGTGATCAAAGGGGATATCAAAGCAACCCCACTTAACAACACGTTATACTTGTTAATTGGAGCAAGTCTTGCCTCTTTTATTGGAACTACGGGTGCATCCATGTTACTGATTCGTCCATTGTTAAAAACAAATAGCGAACGAAAACATGTTGTTCATACTGTTGTGTTTTTTATCTTTCTTGTATCTAACATTGGTGGATCTTTAACACCTCTCGGTGATCCTCCATTGTTTTTGGGTTACTTAAAAGGAGTCCCATTCACATGGACATTTAAGTTATTACCTGAGATGTTAGTGGCACTTGTCATCTTACTCACTGTGTATTTTGTTTGGGACACATTGGCTTACAAAAAAGAAACCAAAAAAGATTTGGCCCGTGATACGAAACTTGCTACCCCTTTTTCAATTGGTGGCCAAGTAAATTTTATCTGGTTACTCGGTGTGATTTTAGCAGTTGCATTTTTAAACAGTAACTATATCCCACAAATCAATGAAACACCAACCCTTGGGTTTATCCGAGAAGCAGTTCTCATTGTTCTCATTGGTCTTTCTAAGTTTACATCTAAAGAAGAAAATCGAAAGTTTAATAACTTTACTTTGCATCCGATCCAAGAAGTGGCTTATCTCTTCATTGGAATTTTCATCACTATGATCCCTGCTCTAGTGTTATTGGAAGCACATGGAAAGGAACTTGGGATCACACAAAACTGGCAATTCTTTTGGGCAACAGGGGCTTTCTCCTCAGTCCTCGACAATGCTCCCACATACTTAACGTTCGGATCATTGGCTTCGGGACTCCTCACCCCTGTCGGATCTACTCCTCTCACTCTTGGCCAGTTCATTGGAAATGTCCAAGCAGAAGAGATTTTAAAAGCAATCTCAGTGGGTGCTGTGTTTATGGGTGCCAATACGTACATTGGTAACGCCCCTAACTTTATGGTGAAGTCAGTGGCAGAAGAAAACAAAGTGAAGATGCCTTCTTTTGGTGGGTATTTAGCATATTCAATGGGAATTTTGGTTCCTGTTTTTATTCTCATCACCTTTATTTTCTTCGTCTAA
- a CDS encoding cytochrome c maturation protein CcmE produces the protein MNRKFLTLLFLIAISLGGIAYFSSQETSYLLLDASELAANQTKYSEQNLRVRGFVRVGSLVREGKKARFDLELNDQIIPVFFTGETLLPDAFKEGARARVDGKLEKGVLVSNHVEAKCASKYEAGYAEEK, from the coding sequence ATGAATCGTAAGTTTTTAACCCTTTTATTCCTCATTGCAATCTCTCTTGGAGGCATTGCTTATTTCTCTTCTCAAGAAACATCTTATCTTCTGCTCGATGCTTCTGAACTTGCTGCCAACCAAACTAAATACTCGGAACAAAATTTACGAGTCCGCGGATTCGTTCGTGTAGGGAGTTTGGTTCGGGAAGGAAAAAAAGCCAGATTTGATTTGGAACTAAACGATCAAATCATCCCAGTATTTTTTACAGGTGAAACCCTTTTGCCAGATGCTTTCAAAGAAGGAGCAAGGGCAAGAGTTGATGGAAAATTGGAAAAGGGTGTTCTCGTGTCAAACCACGTGGAAGCAAAATGTGCTTCCAAATATGAAGCAGGGTATGCAGAGGAAAAATGA
- a CDS encoding YdcF family protein, whose translation MDSIFFILSKVLTVFLYPLPVFFLFSLFLLFRIKSGKTKFQFFLICLFLYFSSSSFVANTLVTGLEKDFPPVPIESSPKADVAIVLGGMIQTISSVKARPELTDSADRITDAIRLYKAGKIKKILFTGGSGLLLADEFREADLAKSLFIGLGVKEEDIILENNSRNTYENAVETKKIIEKHNFKSYILITSAFHMKRSAGCFQKQNLDVFPFPTDYRSIQMESGAFELYLPSAGYLDLTTLSIKEWVGYFVYRSKSYL comes from the coding sequence ATGGATTCTATCTTTTTTATCCTCTCCAAAGTCCTTACAGTTTTTTTATATCCTTTGCCTGTATTTTTTCTCTTTAGTTTATTCCTTTTGTTTCGAATCAAATCAGGGAAAACCAAATTCCAATTTTTTCTGATTTGTCTTTTTTTATATTTCAGTTCAAGTTCATTTGTTGCCAACACCTTGGTGACTGGATTGGAAAAAGACTTCCCGCCAGTTCCAATTGAATCTTCCCCAAAGGCAGATGTTGCAATTGTACTCGGTGGAATGATCCAAACCATATCATCTGTAAAAGCAAGACCCGAACTCACAGATTCCGCAGATCGTATTACAGACGCTATACGTCTATACAAAGCCGGCAAAATAAAAAAGATTCTTTTTACAGGAGGGTCTGGTTTATTACTCGCAGATGAGTTTAGAGAAGCTGACTTAGCAAAATCCTTGTTCATTGGACTTGGTGTCAAAGAAGAGGATATCATCCTAGAAAACAACTCACGAAATACGTATGAAAATGCAGTCGAAACCAAAAAAATCATCGAGAAACATAATTTTAAATCTTACATTCTCATCACGTCTGCTTTCCATATGAAACGTTCCGCTGGTTGTTTCCAAAAACAAAATCTAGATGTATTCCCTTTCCCCACCGACTACAGATCCATTCAAATGGAATCTGGGGCATTTGAACTCTATTTACCTTCAGCAGGATATTTGGATTTAACAACTCTCAGCATCAAAGAATGGGTCGGATATTTTGTGTACCGATCAAAATCCTACCTATAA
- a CDS encoding aromatic amino acid ammonia-lyase produces MILHLSQLYSLSRSGSFSHLSNRKDSLQKEREELESILKTSKEKLIYGIHTGFGPHAFTSNEELDLIQKSLVYHLTVEPVLSKEGIPHSNLTHEEARVVLAARLYSLSLGGSGIRYETLDVLNQLLELDCIPILPERGSLSASGDLIPLSYIPLALLGESGFTGKGKELGPTKQNGKTSKISGLPWTPHPKEAISLTNGTSFTTALLGYQVVTFRNLFLQSIELLQYLFHYHSVFPDAFHPAYHNHKQFSGPKLIAKFLHPIVSKNPKSKVEGKRIQDIYSVRCIPQILGAVWDEIESIGGVVEQELNSLSDNPVLIHTDGREETRYRFAEGGGFYASQVSFAADRLQNAMAVWCTWADRFLNYLFDPKENDEFPLMLSAKPGTFAGLSGLGLMSAHLTAEVRRDSMPGSMQSIPTNGNNQDIVPMGAISVLRNRRTVTSVTKLLSIFSYAVYQSSLFAKRKELVPDCELFRGLKTMDVDRSLDFEIQTLIDRISNSTSSLAMTPID; encoded by the coding sequence ATGATCCTGCATTTATCCCAATTATATTCCTTATCACGGTCTGGTTCATTTTCTCACCTTTCGAATCGCAAAGATTCCTTACAGAAGGAACGAGAGGAACTTGAATCAATTCTCAAAACTTCGAAAGAAAAACTCATCTACGGGATCCATACAGGTTTTGGTCCGCATGCCTTCACTTCCAATGAAGAGCTAGATTTGATCCAAAAATCATTGGTTTACCACCTAACAGTGGAACCTGTGCTTTCCAAAGAAGGAATCCCTCATTCCAATTTAACCCATGAAGAAGCAAGGGTTGTGTTAGCTGCGAGACTTTATAGTTTATCACTCGGTGGTTCAGGGATTCGGTATGAAACCTTAGACGTTTTGAACCAACTATTAGAATTGGATTGTATACCCATACTTCCCGAAAGAGGTTCTTTATCTGCCTCGGGTGACTTGATCCCTCTTAGTTACATTCCGTTGGCACTACTTGGTGAGTCAGGATTTACTGGCAAAGGGAAAGAATTAGGTCCCACAAAACAAAATGGGAAAACGTCAAAAATTTCAGGTCTACCATGGACACCCCATCCCAAAGAAGCCATTTCGTTAACCAATGGTACAAGTTTTACAACAGCCCTTCTTGGTTACCAAGTGGTTACATTTCGTAACTTGTTTTTGCAATCGATTGAACTCTTACAATACCTTTTTCATTACCATTCTGTTTTCCCCGACGCTTTCCATCCGGCTTACCACAACCACAAACAATTCTCTGGACCGAAACTGATTGCAAAATTTCTGCATCCCATTGTTTCTAAAAATCCAAAATCGAAAGTGGAAGGAAAACGGATACAAGACATTTATTCTGTTCGTTGTATCCCTCAAATATTAGGGGCTGTCTGGGATGAAATTGAGTCCATTGGTGGAGTCGTTGAACAAGAATTAAATTCATTATCTGATAATCCTGTTCTCATTCATACTGACGGAAGAGAGGAAACTCGTTACCGATTTGCCGAAGGTGGTGGTTTTTACGCTTCGCAGGTAAGTTTTGCGGCAGATCGTTTACAAAATGCGATGGCAGTTTGGTGTACTTGGGCGGACCGATTTTTAAATTATTTGTTTGATCCCAAGGAGAACGATGAATTCCCGCTGATGTTATCGGCAAAACCAGGAACTTTTGCCGGGTTATCTGGATTAGGCCTTATGTCAGCTCACCTAACGGCTGAAGTGCGAAGGGATAGTATGCCTGGTTCCATGCAATCGATTCCTACGAATGGAAATAACCAAGACATAGTGCCTATGGGAGCCATATCAGTTTTACGAAATCGTAGAACAGTGACGAGTGTGACAAAACTATTATCTATTTTTTCGTATGCTGTATACCAATCTTCCTTATTTGCCAAACGAAAAGAATTGGTGCCAGATTGTGAATTATTTCGTGGGCTTAAGACAATGGATGTGGATAGAAGTCTGGATTTTGAAATCCAGACACTCATTGATAGAATTTCTAATTCTACTTCTTCTCTTGCAATGACTCCAATCGATTGA
- a CDS encoding sugar phosphotransferase, giving the protein MVPFFPISFLILGFFSLILHTIYVYSRFGVKDVPNERSLHDTVTKKSGGMFFIPLFLVATLLFYFYPQWTDSAFVFPSPNHINDFYLLLAGIFIFSILGFVDDLIHLTPKLRLILELGIVFVCLWGIGPRTSSFGYTSIPQIVQIIFLTIFLVFGINLVNFMDGMDWYLVLTFTICFFSIGIVLPNFFSKPNFGYSLYTILFLSMFGFMFYNFPKAKLFMGDSGSLALGFFVLFLPLLFHHDSQSPDTDHPMLWDLTDYFYLFPFFWIDGIFILIKRFIQKKHLFQAHREHLYQKLTETNLGKVGSLVVFSLLNLFVLCLHFLFQHLRLGKFTILFGLFFVSLIMYAFLWVWALRKNLA; this is encoded by the coding sequence ATGGTCCCTTTTTTTCCCATTTCCTTCCTGATTCTAGGCTTCTTTAGCCTTATTTTGCACACAATTTATGTGTATTCACGATTTGGAGTGAAAGATGTGCCAAATGAACGGAGTTTGCATGACACAGTTACAAAAAAATCGGGTGGGATGTTTTTTATTCCCCTTTTTTTGGTGGCCACACTCCTCTTTTATTTTTACCCGCAGTGGACAGATTCTGCATTTGTTTTTCCGAGTCCAAACCACATAAACGACTTCTATCTTCTGTTAGCTGGTATATTTATATTTTCCATTCTAGGATTTGTGGATGATTTGATTCACCTAACACCTAAACTTAGGCTTATTTTAGAGTTAGGAATTGTCTTTGTTTGTTTATGGGGCATTGGACCGAGAACTAGCAGTTTTGGTTATACTTCGATCCCTCAAATTGTACAAATCATATTTTTAACCATATTTTTAGTATTTGGGATCAACTTAGTCAACTTTATGGATGGGATGGATTGGTATCTTGTCCTGACATTTACGATTTGTTTTTTTTCCATTGGAATTGTTTTACCCAACTTTTTTTCTAAACCAAATTTTGGATACAGTTTGTACACAATTTTATTCCTTTCGATGTTTGGTTTTATGTTTTATAATTTCCCAAAGGCAAAATTGTTTATGGGCGATAGTGGGTCCTTAGCTCTCGGATTTTTTGTATTGTTCCTACCATTACTTTTCCATCACGATTCCCAAAGTCCAGACACTGATCATCCAATGCTCTGGGATTTAACTGATTATTTTTATCTTTTTCCTTTCTTTTGGATTGATGGAATTTTCATATTAATCAAACGTTTCATTCAGAAAAAACATCTTTTCCAAGCACATAGAGAACATCTCTACCAAAAACTAACAGAAACGAATTTAGGAAAAGTTGGTTCCCTCGTTGTATTTTCACTTCTAAATTTATTCGTTCTTTGCCTCCACTTTCTTTTCCAACACTTAAGACTCGGAAAGTTTACCATTTTGTTTGGACTGTTTTTTGTTTCCCTCATAATGTATGCCTTTCTTTGGGTTTGGGCTTTACGAAAAAACCTTGCCTAA
- a CDS encoding DUF368 domain-containing protein: MPLTKKEILFCILNGFLIGIANLIPGVSGGTFALILGLYDRLITAITSLNFETIKVSFSLLIGFWKEEVRTNFAKEMKRIDFWFLVFLGIGLLLSVISGAKLIQFLLQNHPEATLALFIGLIIPSLVVPYKLIEKHSFIVWLFLIPGILLTIVPSFFMGENTGSENPIFAFGTGVIAISAMILPGISGSYIMLVLGEYQIVIGKLSTILEPSSILFLAAFGIGCLLGLLIFTHIVKWLFVKYKSHTMTFLLGLILGSFFILWPFKDYANGQAVVGRSGEVKRDIQIATAKNILPKDFTEAQIPLAALVLGLALGMGLNRLESLQEKK; encoded by the coding sequence ATGCCTCTAACAAAAAAAGAAATTCTATTTTGCATTCTCAACGGGTTTCTCATTGGAATCGCAAATCTTATCCCTGGTGTGTCTGGGGGAACCTTTGCTCTTATCCTTGGCCTTTATGACAGACTCATCACAGCCATTACTTCTTTAAATTTTGAAACCATTAAAGTTTCCTTTTCCTTACTCATAGGATTTTGGAAAGAAGAAGTGAGGACAAATTTTGCCAAGGAAATGAAACGAATTGATTTTTGGTTTTTAGTATTCCTTGGAATTGGACTTTTACTTTCTGTGATCTCTGGCGCTAAACTCATCCAATTTTTATTACAAAACCATCCAGAAGCTACACTTGCACTTTTTATTGGTCTCATCATACCATCACTAGTAGTTCCTTACAAACTTATCGAAAAACATAGTTTCATTGTTTGGTTATTTTTAATCCCAGGAATTTTATTAACCATCGTTCCTAGTTTTTTTATGGGAGAAAATACTGGTTCTGAAAATCCAATTTTTGCATTTGGAACAGGTGTGATTGCCATCTCTGCCATGATCTTGCCAGGGATTTCTGGTTCTTACATCATGCTCGTGTTAGGTGAATACCAAATTGTAATTGGTAAACTTTCGACCATCTTAGAGCCAAGTTCTATTTTATTTTTAGCTGCATTTGGAATTGGTTGTTTACTTGGACTTTTGATCTTCACACATATCGTAAAATGGTTATTTGTGAAATACAAATCACATACTATGACATTTTTACTTGGTCTTATCTTAGGTTCATTTTTTATCCTTTGGCCGTTTAAAGATTATGCCAATGGCCAAGCGGTTGTTGGAAGGTCTGGGGAAGTGAAACGAGACATCCAAATTGCCACGGCGAAAAATATCTTACCAAAAGATTTTACAGAAGCCCAAATCCCTCTCGCAGCCCTGGTGTTAGGTTTAGCATTAGGAATGGGACTCAATCGATTGGAGTCATTGCAAGAGAAGAAGTAG
- a CDS encoding cytochrome c-type biogenesis protein CcmH, with the protein MVAILFSFFLFLGTSNSLFSQKTTTNLKEEKQIQTFLKVTEKIRCICLPSLPIQSCSFNMCAASSYLKTFIENRIKDGMGEEEIISKMENGFGESVLKDPIVLMFQENGNQGMVDSIVYGFGPKILAKPDDTWINATLLGIGVLGLYGIYRYGTKKSRENLASNKNSATKESNSNHNLSSTTDAIKEKIRKFEES; encoded by the coding sequence ATGGTGGCCATATTATTTTCTTTTTTTCTGTTTTTAGGAACTTCGAATTCTCTTTTTTCTCAAAAAACAACCACCAATCTCAAAGAAGAAAAACAAATCCAAACCTTTCTCAAGGTTACGGAAAAAATCCGTTGTATATGTTTACCAAGTCTACCCATCCAATCGTGTTCTTTTAATATGTGTGCAGCTTCTAGTTATCTGAAGACATTCATTGAAAACAGGATCAAAGATGGGATGGGCGAGGAAGAAATCATTTCCAAAATGGAAAATGGATTTGGTGAAAGTGTATTAAAAGATCCTATCGTTTTAATGTTCCAAGAAAACGGAAACCAAGGAATGGTGGATTCAATTGTTTATGGTTTTGGTCCAAAAATACTCGCAAAACCAGATGATACTTGGATCAATGCCACCTTACTTGGAATAGGTGTTCTTGGATTGTATGGAATTTACCGATATGGGACTAAAAAATCAAGAGAGAACTTAGCTTCGAATAAAAATTCTGCAACCAAGGAATCAAATTCCAATCACAATCTCTCTTCTACCACAGATGCCATCAAAGAAAAAATTCGAAAATTCGAGGAATCCTAA